GTCCTTCACCTCGTATCCCACCACTTCTTTTTCATATCTCCGTAAGGAGTATTTTTTCAAAGCCGTATTAACTACGATCCTTCTTATCCATCCTTCAAAAGAACCTTCAAATTTAAACTGCTGCAACTTGTCAAAAACCTTGATAAATGCATCCTGTAAAATGTCCTCCGCATCGGCCCCGTTGCGGGCATAACGATGACAAACGCCAAGCATACGGCTGGCGAAGCGGTGAAAAATTTCCTTTTGGCAGGAAGGTTCCCCCCTTAAACATCCTCGTATGAGTTGGTCTTCCGTCAATTATTGTTAAGTTTACACCGGGCATTTACTGTTGAAGATACCCGGACACTTCAATACGCTGCCCCAAAGGGGTTTATTGCTTAAAAGGTACAAAAAAGGGCTGATTTCCTTGTTTTTAGGGGGTAAACCGGCTAATTTGAAAAAGAACCGTATTTAAAATAAAAAAATACCATGTTTTCAGAATAACAGGTAAAACAACTGGTTTCCATGAACGACAGTCTGCAGGTGCAGATTGCTGATATAAATACGGTGCTTTCTGAACGGGAAAAGGAACTGGAGATACTCCGGGCCGAACTCTTTGAGGCGACAACCTTACGTAGTAAACTGGAAGGCCAGTCGGCCGAAATTGAAAGCATACAGGATAAACTTGGAATAAAGCAGCAGCAGGCAGAGGGTGCCGAAGAAAGGGCGTTGGAACTGAAACAGGAACTGGGTGAAGCAAAAAGACTGCAGGTAAAATACGATGACCTGGCGCAACAATATGCCTACCTGCAAACTCAATATGAAGACATTAAGCTGCAACTGGCAGAGGTAACTGAAAGAAATTTTCAGCTGCAGCAGGTTGCCGGACGGATAGGTGAACTGGAAAGCAGGCTGGAAAACATGGCCATCGAACGGGATGATCTGAAAGAAAGAATAAAAACGATGGAATCACTGAAACACCTGCGGGAATTCAACGTATAATATTTGCGTGTTGACCTTTAAAAAGGACTGTTGTAAAGCAGCCCTTTTTTATTTGTACCAATTAGATGAACTTTACCGTATAATAGTTATCCATGCAAAATATAGCCGACCTGCGAACAGAATATAAAATGCAAACCCTGCTGGAGGCCGATGTGGATGCCGATCCTGTTAAGCAGTTTGAAAAATGGTGGGATGATGCGCTGAAAAGTGAGATATATGAGGCAAATGCCATGACCCTGGCAACCGTTGATGCCGATATGGTTCCTTCGGCCCGGATCGTATTGCTGAAGGGATTTGATGAAAAGGGCTTTGTCTTTTTTACCAATTACAACAGCCAGAAGGGGAGTGAACTGGCCAGGAACGACCGGGCCTGCCTGGTCTTTTTCTGGAAAGAACTGGAGCGCCAGGTACGGATAACCGGTATTGCAGAAAAAATAAGTGCAGAAGAGAGCATTGCTTATTTCAACAGCCGGCCGGATGGCAGTAAAATAGGAGCGTGGGCCTCCCCCCAAAGCCTGGTAGTGGCCGGAAAGGCCTGGCTTAAAGAAACATTTGATTATTATATGGAACGTTTCAAACACGGCGAGATCCCCAGGCCGCCGCATTGGGGCGGGTACCGGGTAAAGCCGTTCCGGGTCGAATTCTGGCAGGGCCGCCCAAACCGCCTGCACGACCGCATATTATATACATCAGCAGAAGATAATTCCTGGAAGATCGAGCGCCTGGCTCCTTAGTGGGGGAACAGGAATTGGGAATTTGTAATTGGGCTTCAGGACAGAACATCCCATGTATTGATTACAAATTCCCAATCACACATTTATGCCTTCTTTTTGGCAGCCGCTTTCTTTTTTGGGGCAGTCGCAGCAGTGGCTGCTTTTTTTACCCGCTTTGACGGCCTTGATTTACCAAAAGATCCTTTGGTAATCTTACCTTTTTTGGTTTTGATATCACCACGTCCCATAAAAATGAATTTAGTTTAAATGAAAGATAAACATTGTACAAAAAAAGCAAGGTGCCATGGCGCCTTGCTTTTTAATGTGGTAGATACACCATTACAGTTTAGCTGATAATTCCTTACCGGCTTTAAACTTGGCAACTTTCTTTGCTTTGATTTTGATAACAGCACCCGTTTGTGGGTTGCGGCCGTTACGGGCAGCTCTTTTTGATACAGAGAATGTACCAAATCCAACCAACGTTACTTTACCGCCACCTTTTAAAGTTTTAGTAACTGCTTCTACAAAAGAATCTAAAGCATCGTTTGCCTGAGTTTTTGTAATACCTGCATCATCAGCAAGTTTTGAAATCAATTCAGCTTTGTTCATGATAATTTTTTTTGAATTTTAATGTGCAACAAATATATACGGTTTTTGATTGCAACAAAATTTTTTTTGTGATTTTTCTTTTTGTAAATAACTGCTGAAATCCAGATTTGACAAGGATTTTACCCCATCGCATATTTTTAAAATCCAGGGCAGGGAGGCGAAGGAAACCGTAAAACGCTTTGCTGTAAAGGGTTTTAGCGTATTGCCCCCTGAAATCCTTTGCCCATGCGGTTTTTAGGCGATTAAAAAAAGCAGCGGGAATTAAAAAAAACGGGAAATAATTGTTTTGCACATTTAGTTAACAACCTGCATTACGGAGCGGAAGGCAATGAATTTATCGCCCCATTTATCAAAACTTTTCCGGCGCATAAGGGCTGCATGGTTCTCAATATAATTGTTGTACAGGCCCTTGCTTTCTGCATGGTATTGTATGGCATAGGTAGGTCCTTCTGAAGTATCCACTTCCAGCAACTGTAAAATAACAGCATGGGTGAAACAGCCGGTGTTTATCACTTCCGGAATGTGTTCTTCCTTGAGCCAGGTAAGCCATTGTTCTTTGATCGCTTCCTGCACTTTGATGGTAACGTTGTAGATGATCATCCGGAAATCATTTTTCTTTTATTTCAACATACACCGGGCAATGGTCGCTGTGCTTTACATCCGGGAAGATATCGGCATCCTTCAATTGCTTTTTAAGCGCTTCGGTAACAGTGATGTAATCAATGCGCCAGCCTTTATTATTCAATCTTACCGAAGGGAAACGCTGGCTCCACCAGCTGTACCGGTGCGGCTCCGGGTGAAACTCCCGGAATGTATCGATCCAGCCGCTGTCTAAGAATTTCGTAAGCCATTCCCGCTCCTGCGGTAAAAAACCGCTGCTGTTCTTATTGCCCCTGGGGTCGTGTATG
This sequence is a window from Chitinophagaceae bacterium. Protein-coding genes within it:
- a CDS encoding sigma-70 family RNA polymerase sigma factor, producing the protein MTEDQLIRGCLRGEPSCQKEIFHRFASRMLGVCHRYARNGADAEDILQDAFIKVFDKLQQFKFEGSFEGWIRRIVVNTALKKYSLRRYEKEVVGYEVKDRDESGMEPSAYSHLTEKELLDLINSLPDGYRIIFNLYVVEGFQHDEIAEMLGIQPGTSRSQLVKARNMLQKQILQLQKVAV
- the pdxH gene encoding pyridoxamine 5'-phosphate oxidase, producing the protein MQNIADLRTEYKMQTLLEADVDADPVKQFEKWWDDALKSEIYEANAMTLATVDADMVPSARIVLLKGFDEKGFVFFTNYNSQKGSELARNDRACLVFFWKELERQVRITGIAEKISAEESIAYFNSRPDGSKIGAWASPQSLVVAGKAWLKETFDYYMERFKHGEIPRPPHWGGYRVKPFRVEFWQGRPNRLHDRILYTSAEDNSWKIERLAP
- a CDS encoding 30S ribosomal protein THX, whose product is MGRGDIKTKKGKITKGSFGKSRPSKRVKKAATAATAPKKKAAAKKKA
- a CDS encoding HU family DNA-binding protein; this translates as MNKAELISKLADDAGITKTQANDALDSFVEAVTKTLKGGGKVTLVGFGTFSVSKRAARNGRNPQTGAVIKIKAKKVAKFKAGKELSAKL
- a CDS encoding DUF4286 family protein codes for the protein MIIYNVTIKVQEAIKEQWLTWLKEEHIPEVINTGCFTHAVILQLLEVDTSEGPTYAIQYHAESKGLYNNYIENHAALMRRKSFDKWGDKFIAFRSVMQVVN